The Terrirubrum flagellatum nucleotide sequence ACATTCTGGGCGATGGAGGCGATTCACTTCTCGCTCAACCTCGTCAGCCTGCTCGCACTGACGCTGGTGACCGGCATCCTCGTCGACGACGCCATCGTCGAGATCGAGAATATTGTACGCCATATGCGCATGGGCAAATCGCCCTATCGCGCCGCCATGGAGGCGGCCGACGAGATCGGACTCGCGGTCATCGCGATCACCATGACGATCGTCGCGGTCTTCGCTCCGGTGTCGTTCATGCCGGGAATCGCCGGCCAGTATTTCAAGCAGTTCGGCCTCACCGTCGTGATCGCGGTGCTGTTCTCGCTGTTGGTGGCGCGCCTCGTCACGCCGATGATGGCGGCCTACCTCATGCGCAATCCGAACCATAAGGAGCACAAGGACGGTTTCGTCATGCGCGCCTATATGGGTTTTCTGCGCATCACGCTGGCGCACAAGCGCTTCCGCATTCCGATCTGGCCGCTGAACAAGTTCCGTATCCCGTTCAACGCCGCTTACCTCACGCTCGTCACGGGCGTCGTCCTGTTTTCGGCGACGATCTGGGCGACACAGTTCCTGCCGACAGGATTCATTCCGCCTGAGGACAATGGCCGCATCGTGCTCTCCTTCGAGATGCCGCCGGGTGTGACCGTGCCCGACATGATGCGCAAGACCGACGAGGCCGCCGCAGTGATCCGGCAGTCGCCGGAAGTTCGCCAAGTCTATGTCATCGGCGGCGCGACCGCGATCGGCGCGCGCGACGTGCGCAAGGCGACCCTCGTCATCCAGATCGGACCGAAGAGCGAGCGTCCACGTCACCAGAAGGCGCTTGAAGGCGAAATCACCGCGCGACTCGCCGCCGTGCCCGATCTGCGCGTCTACAAGGTCAATGAGCGCGGCGATCGCGAATTGTCGGTGTCGCTTCTGTCGAGCGACCCGGCCGCGCTGGCGCGCGCCGTCGGCAATCTCGAAGGCGCCATGCGGCGCGTGCCGGGCTTCCTGAACGTCGCGGCGAACGCTGGTCTGGATCGCCCTGAAATCCGCATCACGCCGCGCTTCGATGAAGCTGCGCGCTTCGGAATCGCCACGGACCAGATCTCCGACGCCGTGCGCGTCGCGACGATCGGCGATGTCGGCCCCAATCTCGCGAAGTTCAACGCCGGCGACCGGCTGGTGCCGATCCGCGTGCAGTTCCAGACGCAGGCGCGCGGCGATCTGCGATTCGTGCAGAACATGATGATCGCAGGCGGGACCGGCGCGACGGTTCCGCTGGCGTCAGTCGCGGATGTCGATTTCGGCCAGGGGCCGGCTTCGATCGACCGCTACGACCGCGTGCGCCGAGTCGTGGTCGGCGCCGATCTCGGCGGCGTCATTCCGCTCGGCGAGGCGGTGCAGACGTCGCTGTCGCTCCCGGAAGCGAAGAATCTGCCAGCTGGCGTGCGCGTGCAGCAGTCAGGCGACGCGGAAGTGATGGGCGAGGTGTTCGACGGTTTCGCCAAGGCGATGGTGCTCGGCATCATGCTCGTGCTCGGCGTGCTGATCCTGCTGTTCGGCAGCGTGTTCCAGCCGATCACCATCCTGCTTTCTCTGCCGCTCTCGATCGGCGGCGTGGTGGCGGCGCTGCTGATCACCAACAATCCGGTGTCGATGCCTGTTGTGATCGGCATCCTGATGCTGATGGGCATTGTCACCAAAAACGCGATCATGCTCGTCGATTTCGCGGTCGAGTCGGAAGCGCGCGGCGTCAAGCAGCAGGAGGCGATTCTCGACGCCGGACACAAGCGCGCGCGGCCGATCGTGATGACGACCATCGCCATGGCGGCCGGCATGCTGCCGACAGCGCTCGGCTATGGTGACGGCGGCGAGTTCCGCGCGCCGATGGCGATCGCGGTGATCGGCGGGCTTCTCGTCTCGACGGTGCTGTCGCTGATCTTCGTGCCGTCCTTCTTCTGCGTGATGGACGACCTGTCGCGCTTCATCGCGCGCTTCGGCCGCAAGCTGATCAATCCGAACGAGGACATGATCGCGGCGAGCCATCAGTCGGCGCACGCCGATGCGATGAACGTGTTGCGGGAAGCCAACGATCGCGGCCAACGCATCGCGCAAGCGGCGGAATAGACGGGAAACCGAAAATGGCGGCGCGCCGGCTTCACGCCAGCGCGTCGATCTCCTCGGGCTTGAGATGGCCCGGCACGATCACGATCGGGATCGGAAACGTCGCGGCGCTCTTGCCGGCGAGTGACGACACCAGAGGTCCAGGCCCTTCCTTGCCGGTGCCTGCGGCGAGCACAAGGAACGCGATGTCCTCGTCCTCGTCGATCAGCTTGACGATCTCGTCGGCCTTCGCGCCAACCTTGATCAGCGTCTGCGGCTCGACGCCGGCCAACGCGCGCATACCGCCGGCCGCTTCGTCGAGCATCGCTTGCGCCTCTTCCTTCGCCTCGGCCTCCATCAGCGAGCCGACGCCGAGGATCGGCGGCGCTTCCGGCGGCGCGACGATGGTCAGCATCGAGACGCCGGCCATGACGCGCGCCGCGCGCCGCCCGGCGAAACGGATCGCGACCGCGCTCTCCGGCGTCCCGTCGATGATGACGAGAAATTTCGGCCGGTGCCCGGATTCAAAGGATCGTCGGCGTTTGCTCATGAGCGGCTCCGCTGGCGGAGTCTAACTGGGAATGCTCCGGGCGCAAATCAACGCCCGGAGCCGTGCTTCCAGTTCAACACCCGCCGACGAAGCCAACGATCTCGCGCACCTCGCGCATGATCGGCGCGGCGATCCCACGCGCCCGGCTGGCGCCGTCCGCCAGAATGCGATCGATTTCGGCGGGATCAGCAAGCAGGCGGCGCATTTCCGATGTGATAGGCCCGAGCTTCTCGACCGCGAGATCGACGAGCGCCGATTTGAACGCCGAGAATTGCCGGCCGCCGATCTCGTCGAGCGCCTGCTGCTTCGTGACAGACTTCAGCGCGGCGTAGATGCCAACGAGATTGTCGGCTTCGGGGCGCGTCTCCAGACCCTTTTCCTCGGAAGGCAGCGCGTCCGGATCGGTCTTCGCCTTGCGGATCTTCTGGGCGATCGCGTCGGCGTCGTCAGTCAGGTTGATGCGCGAATAATCCGAAGGGTCGGATTTCGACATCTTCTTGGAGCCGTCGCGCAGGCTCATGACCCGCGCCGCCGGCCCGCCAATGACAGGCTCGGTCAACGGGAAATATTGCTCGCCGAAGCCGCGCTCGGCGATGCGCGCGGCATAGTCGTTATTGAATTTCTGCGCGATGTCGCGCGTCAGCTCGAGATGCTGCTTCTGGTCCTCGCCGACAGGCACATGCGTCGCCTTGTAGGCGAGGATGTCGGCCGCCATCAGCACGGGATAGTCATAGAGCCCGATCGACGCGTTTTCGCGATCCTTGCCCGCCTTCTCCTTGAACTGCGTCATGCGGTTGAGCCAGCCGAGGCGCGCCACGCAATTGAACACCCAGGCGAGCTCTGCGTGCTCGGCGACCTGGCTCTGATTGAAGAGGATCGAGCCCCTGGGGTCGATACCGGCGGCGATATAGGCGGCCGCCACCTCCCGGATCGAGCGCGTGAGGTCGGCCGGATCCTGCGCGGTGGTGATCGCATGCATATCGACGACGCAGTAGATGCAGTCGTGCGTCTTCTGCATTTCCACCCAGCGCACGAGGGCGCCGAGATAATTGCCGAGATGAAGGGTGTGGGTGGGCTGCATGCCCGAGAAGACGCGCGGCTTGAAGCCGCCAGCGGTTGGCGTCGCCATGGTTTGGACCCCTGCCAGAACGGCCTGCGCGGATCGCCGGATTGGACGCCGGCCCGAACAGGCGGTGAAAACGGCGGCGCTTATGGCAGGCGTGAAACGGATGAGCAAGCGCCCCCGGCGCTTGGCGTCGCCTCTATTCGGTGGAGATGTTGTCGTTCGAAGCCGGCGCGTGCGCCCGCGTCCGCGTCATCGCCGCGCGTTCGGCGATGACGCGTCCGATCTCGGCCGCCCGGTAAGGCTTGGCGATGAAGGCGGCATGCCTCAGCTCCAGCGGCACCTCGTCGACCTTCGAGCCGGAGACGAAGGCGAAAGGCGTGCCGTTCTGATTGAGCAGGCGGGCGAACTCGAACGTCTTGCCGTCCTCGACGTCGATGTCGAGGAGCGCAAAATCAATCTGCTCTGCGATCAGTTGGCGAGCCTTCGCGATCGACGGCGACCAGCAGACCTCGCTGGGCGCCGCTGCGGCGACCAGGGTCTCCAGGTCGAGCGCGATCAGCGGCTCGTCCTCCAGAATAAGGATACGCAGGGGTTTCATGACTTCGACCACTCGTCTTTCAAAACGGGGAATTGCGCAGATCGCGTTAAGTTCGGCGCCCGCCATCGCTTATGTTCAACAGGGCGTTACCAGAGCTCGTCCGGTAAAACGAAATCGCCCGGCGCGCTTGAAACGCGCCGGACGCCCAATCCGGAGACTTCGCGAGAATGGCGGCGGCGGCCCAAAGTTCCGTCGCGCCCGCGAACCGATATTCGACCTACAGAATGAAGCGGCTCACATCCGCATTCTTCGCGAGTTCGCCGACCTGCGACGTGACATAGGCGGCGTCGATCGAAGCGGTCTCGCCGGCGCGATCGGCGGCCGAGAAGGAGATGTCGTCGAGGATGCGCTCCAGCACCGTCTGAAGCCGGCGAGCGCCGATATTCTCGACGGCGGCGTTCACCTCGGCAGCGACCTTGGCGATCGCGCCGATGGAGTCGTCGGTGAATTCGAGCTTGAGACCTTCCGTCTGCATCAGCGCCACATACTGCTTGATCAGGCTCGCCTCGGTGTCGGTCAGGATGCGACGGAAGTCGTCCTCGCCAAGCGCCTGCAGCTCCACGCGGATCGGCAGGCGGCCCTGCAGCTCCGGCAAGAGATCGGAGGGCTTGGAGACGTGAAACGCGCCCGATGCGATGAACAGGATATGGTCGGTCTTTATCGCGCCGTGCTTGGTCGAGACGGTCGAGCCTTCGATCAGCGGCAGGAGATCGCGCTGCACGCCCTCGCGCGATACGTCAGCGCCGGCGCGGCCCTCGCGGGCGCAGATCTTGTCGATCTCGTCGAGGAACACGATGCCGTTGTCCTGCACCTCGCGGATCGCCTCCTGCACGATGGCGTCCTGATCGAGAATCTTGTCGGCCTCCTCATTGATCAGCGGGCCGTATGCATCGCCAACGGCGAGACGACGCGGCTTGCCGCGGCCGCCGCCCATCGCCTTGCCGAAGATGTCGCCGAGATTGATCGCGCCGACCGACGCGCCCGGCATGCCGGGCAAATCGAACATGGGCAGGCCTGACGACGCCTCCTTCAGTTCGACCTCGATTTCCTTGTCGTTCAACTCGTTCATGCGCAGCTTGCGGCGAAAACTCTCGCGCGTCGCCGGGCTCGCGCCAGCGCCGACCAGCGCATCGAGCACGCGCTCTTCAGCCGCAAGTTCAGCCTTCGCCTGCACCGCCTTGCGCTTCGCCTGCCGGACATGAGCGATGCCGACCTCGACGAGATCGCGGATGATCGATTCCACATCGCGGCCGACATAGCCGACCTCGGTGAATTTCGTCGCCTCAACCTTGAGGAACGGCGCATTGGCGAGCTTCGCGAGACGGCGCGCAATCTCGGTCTTGCCGCAGCCGGTCGGGCCGATCATCAGGATGTTCTTCGGCAGCACCTCCTCGCGCATGGCGCCGGTGAGTTGCTGACGCCGCCAGCGATTGCGCAAGGCGATCGCGACGGCGCGCTTCGCCTCCTTCTGGCCGACGATATAGCGATCGAGTTCGGAAACGATCTCGCGTGGGGAAAATGTGGTCATGTCGGATTCGCGTTGGGATCAAACTGCATGATGATTGCGGCGCCCGTCAGATTTTTCGCGCCGGCGGCGGCAGCCGCGCGGCGAATCCACCCAGGGGGAGCAGCGGCACGATCCATCCGCGCAGGCGGGACCAGCCGGCGCTCAGCGAGAGAACGACGACGGCGAGCGCGAGCAGCGTGAGAATCAGAACGCCGCTGCCCGACGAGACGCCGCGCACGAAGAAGGCGAGCGCGGCGCCAGTGTAACTCAACCCCGAAACGAGCAGCGCGCGCCGATCGATCGTCAGCGAGATCAGCGCGATAACGATGAAGGCGATCAGCACCATCATCGCGCGCTCCGACGTCAGCGCCCACACCGATCCGGCAAGGCCGCCGACAAGCGGATGAATCATCAGTGGCGCGGCGAGCAGATGCAGCCAGAACGCCGCGTCGCTGCGCGTTGTGCGCCGGAGCGGATCGGACAAATCAAGCGACAGCGCGAGTGCAAAAACGGCGAAGCCGCAGGCCGCAAAAAACAGAGCTGGGACCTTGAGCGCGAGGGGGCCGCCCGCGACAGCGAGTGCCGCGAGAATCAGCCCGCCGGCGCCAATCGCCCAGTCGATCGGAACTCCGAATCTGCGGAAATGAAGGAACGCGGCGAGCGTGATGGAGAGCCCTCCCGCCACTCCATAGAAGCCGGAGAAGATTTCCGAGGACCGCCCCAGCGTGCGCTGGCTCGCGCTTCCCGACACATCGCCGTCGAACATCGCCACGACGAAAATGACCGTCACGGCGAAAGACAGCGCGAACAGATTGCTCAGCATGATGCTCGGCAGCGCGAGCCGCATGCGCCTGGTGAAAATCTCCGACAATCCCCAGGCGGCCAGCGCGCCGAACAGTGACAGAAAAATCGGCGCCACGACGCCGCCGGCAACCATCAGCGCGCCATAGAGCAGCGCCACGCCGATCGCGACGAACACATCGTTGAAGCCGCCGAGCACGCGGAATTTTTCATTGTCGGCATCGATCGACTCCGCAGCAGTCGGAAGCGCCACCGCTTGCGGCGGGCGACGCGCTTCAAGGAAGGCGACGAGCTGATCGGTCTGCGCAGCCGTGATGACGCCGGCTGTCGCCGCGGCGCGGATATCGTCGCGGCTGAAGCTCATGCGTCGAGCGTCTCGATGACGAGATTATGGTTGGTATAGACGCAGATGTCGGCTGCGATCTTCATCGCGCGCCGGACGATTTCCTCGGCGTCGAGATCAACGTCCTTCAACGCGCGCGCGGCGGCGAGCGCGTAATTGCCGCCGGAGCCGATCGCCATGATTCCATCTTCAGGTTCGAGCACATCGCCGGTGCCCGAGACGAGATAGGACACTGCCTTGTCGGAGACGAGCAGCATCGCTTCGAGCCGCCTGAGATAGCGGTCGGTCCGCCAATCCTTGGCGAGTTCGACGCAGGCGCGCGCGAGCTGCCCGGGATATTGCTCCAGCTTCGCCTCCAGCCGCTCGAACAGGGTGAAGGCGTCGGCGGTGGCGCCGGCGAAGCCTGCAATCACGGCGCCCTTGCCGAGCCGGCGGACCTTCTTCGCATTGCCCTTCATCACGGTCTGGCCAAGGCTGACCTGACCGTCGCCGCCAATGACCACCTTGCCGCCCTTGCGGACAAGCAGAATGGTGGTGGCGTGGAAGGTCGGAATGTTGCTGGAGGCGTCCATGGAAAGGTCCGTGAGGCGACGCTTCACATAGGGGCGGGCGCGGCGTCCCGCAAACCATCGTCGGCTTCGGAGCTTCCCGCGCGCGCCCGCACGCTGTAAAGGGTGCGCCGCAACAATCTGGAGAGCGCGCATGCGCAGCGCGAGCGTGAGCCGGAAGACCGCCGAGACCGGCGTCTCGGTGGAGCTGACGATCGACGGGTCGGGCAAGGCCGCGATCCGCACCGGCGTCGGCTTCTTCGACCATATGCTGGAGTTGCTCGCCCGCCACGCCTTGTTCGACCTCAAGGTGGACGCCGAAGGCGACACCCATGTGGACGATCACCACACAGTCGAAGATGTCGGTATTGTCATTGGGCAGGCGCTCCTGCGCGCGCTCGGCGACAAGAAGGGCATCGCCCGCTACGCCAGCCTCGATCTGCCCATGGACGAAGCTCTGACGCGGGTGGCGCTCGATATCTCGGGTCGGCCCTATCTCGTCTTCAAGACCGAATTCCCCAGCGCCAAGATCGGGACATTCGACACCGAGCTGGTGCGCGAGTTCTTTCAGGCGTTCGCCACGCAGGCGGCGATAACATTGCATGTGGAGACGCTGCATGGCGCGAACTCGCACCATATCGCTGAGAGTTGCTTCAAAGGGCTGGCGCGCGCGCTGAGGGCGGCTGTGACCATCGATCCCCGCGAGGCCGGACGAATTCCGTCGACGAAGGGCGCGCTTTGAGCCATGGCGAGCTGGACGATCCATCTCCCGCCGGACGCGGATAATATTACGGATACGGATCGTTTCGTACCCGTAAAGGATGGCTTGCGAGCTTTGCCGATTGTCTTCGGGCCGCTCTGGTTCCTGGCGAAGCGGCTCTGGTGGGGATTGCTTGGCGTCCTCGTCCTGCAGGGGTTGCTCATCGCCTTGATCTGGACCCTGCCACTCCCTCAGCCCGCGGCCGGACTGATCCAGGCCGCCTTCAACCTGCTGCTGGGCCTGGAAGCCTCCTCGGTCGAGCGCTGGACCCTGCGCCGCATGGGCTGGCGCGAGGCCGGGGCGGTGATCGCCCATGGCCGGGAGGAAGCGGATGCGCGCGCAGCTATGCTGCTTGCCGACCTTTCCGTGACCGGGCAGCTCGATACGCTGCCAGAAGCTCCATTGAGGCGGACGGTCCCGGCGATCCCGCCGGCGGCACCCACGCATGTGCTCGGCCTCTTCCCCGAGGCAAGGCCGCGATGAGCGTCGCCATCATCGACTACGGCTCCGGCAACCTGCACTCGGCGAACAAGGCGTTCGAGCGGGCGGCGCGGGAATCCGGCGTCAATGCGCCGATCACCGTCACCAGCGATCCCGATGTCGTCGTGAAGGCGGACCGGATTGTCCTGCCGGGCGTCGGCGCCTTCGCCGACTGCCGGCGTGGGCTTGATTCCGTCGGCGGCATGGTCGACGCCCTGACCGAAGCGGTTCGTGTGAAGGGTAAGCCGTTCCTCGGCATCTGCGTCGGCATGCAGCTCATGGCGAGCCGCGGGCTCGAATATGTCACGACCGCGGGCCTTGGCTGGATTCCAGGCGACGTCGTCATCATCAAGCCCGGCGATCCCGCGCTGAAGATCCCTCACATGGGCTGGAATTCGATCGATGTCGGCCGGTCGCACCCGCTGCTGCAGGGCGTTAAAACGGGCGCGGACGGGCTCAACGCCTATTTCGTCCATTCCTATCATCTCGCCGCGACGAATGATGCGGAGGTCGTCGCAACCACCGATCACGGTGGCACGGTCACCGCGATGGTGGCGCGCGACAACATGGCGGGCACGCAGTTCCATCCTGAGAAGAGCCAGACGCTCGGGCTCGCCTTGATCGCGAATTTCCTGAGATGGCGGCCATGATCCTGTTTCCCGCCATCGATCTCAAGGAAGGCCACTGCGTCCGCCTCATCAGGGGCGACATGGCGCAGGCGACCGTGTTCAACGACGATCCCGCCGCGCAGGCGGCCGCGTTCGAGAACCAAGGCTTTTCCTGGCTGCATGTGGTCGATCTCGACGGCGCCTTCGCCGGCAAGCCGATGAACGCGGCCGCCGTTGAAGGAATCCTGAAAGCCACTGGCAATCCCGTGCAGCTTGGCGGCGGCGTGCGCGATCTCGCGACCGTGGAAGCGTGGCTGACGCGCGGCGTGCGCCGCGTGATCATCGGCACGGCGGCGGTGAAAAACCCGGCGCTGGTGCGCGAGGCCGCGAAAAAATTTCCGGGACAAATCGCCGTCGGCATCGACGCGCGCGACGGTTTCGTCGCGGTCGAAGGATGGGCCGACACATCGACGCTGCATGCGCATGATCTGGCG carries:
- a CDS encoding efflux RND transporter permease subunit, with amino-acid sequence MASSSVNFSAFSIRRPIPAIVMFGVLMLMGLFSFKSISVTKFPNIDVPVVLVTVTQQGAAPAELETQVARKVEDAVAGIAGVKHIMSTLTDGNSATTIEFQLETNVDRSVNDVKDAIAKIRADLPRTIDEPIIQRIDVEGQAILSYAIASPGMTLEQLSWFGDDVVKRELQGLRAVGQVERYGGVTREIQVTLDPDRLMSLGVTASDVNKQVRSTSVDLAGGRGQIGGKEQSIRTLAAARTVEDLANTRIMLPGGREVRLSEIATVSDGFEEPRSFARLNGKDPVVTINVFRAKGASELVVKTNVEKKIAELRQRNPNVSFTLIDDAVAYTYGNFSSTMHTLVEGALLAVVVVFIFLRDWRATLVAAVALPLSIIPTFWAMEAIHFSLNLVSLLALTLVTGILVDDAIVEIENIVRHMRMGKSPYRAAMEAADEIGLAVIAITMTIVAVFAPVSFMPGIAGQYFKQFGLTVVIAVLFSLLVARLVTPMMAAYLMRNPNHKEHKDGFVMRAYMGFLRITLAHKRFRIPIWPLNKFRIPFNAAYLTLVTGVVLFSATIWATQFLPTGFIPPEDNGRIVLSFEMPPGVTVPDMMRKTDEAAAVIRQSPEVRQVYVIGGATAIGARDVRKATLVIQIGPKSERPRHQKALEGEITARLAAVPDLRVYKVNERGDRELSVSLLSSDPAALARAVGNLEGAMRRVPGFLNVAANAGLDRPEIRITPRFDEAARFGIATDQISDAVRVATIGDVGPNLAKFNAGDRLVPIRVQFQTQARGDLRFVQNMMIAGGTGATVPLASVADVDFGQGPASIDRYDRVRRVVVGADLGGVIPLGEAVQTSLSLPEAKNLPAGVRVQQSGDAEVMGEVFDGFAKAMVLGIMLVLGVLILLFGSVFQPITILLSLPLSIGGVVAALLITNNPVSMPVVIGILMLMGIVTKNAIMLVDFAVESEARGVKQQEAILDAGHKRARPIVMTTIAMAAGMLPTALGYGDGGEFRAPMAIAVIGGLLVSTVLSLIFVPSFFCVMDDLSRFIARFGRKLINPNEDMIAASHQSAHADAMNVLREANDRGQRIAQAAE
- a CDS encoding universal stress protein, whose translation is MSKRRRSFESGHRPKFLVIIDGTPESAVAIRFAGRRAARVMAGVSMLTIVAPPEAPPILGVGSLMEAEAKEEAQAMLDEAAGGMRALAGVEPQTLIKVGAKADEIVKLIDEDEDIAFLVLAAGTGKEGPGPLVSSLAGKSAATFPIPIVIVPGHLKPEEIDALA
- the trpS gene encoding tryptophan--tRNA ligase; translation: MATPTAGGFKPRVFSGMQPTHTLHLGNYLGALVRWVEMQKTHDCIYCVVDMHAITTAQDPADLTRSIREVAAAYIAAGIDPRGSILFNQSQVAEHAELAWVFNCVARLGWLNRMTQFKEKAGKDRENASIGLYDYPVLMAADILAYKATHVPVGEDQKQHLELTRDIAQKFNNDYAARIAERGFGEQYFPLTEPVIGGPAARVMSLRDGSKKMSKSDPSDYSRINLTDDADAIAQKIRKAKTDPDALPSEEKGLETRPEADNLVGIYAALKSVTKQQALDEIGGRQFSAFKSALVDLAVEKLGPITSEMRRLLADPAEIDRILADGASRARGIAAPIMREVREIVGFVGGC
- a CDS encoding response regulator, which translates into the protein MKPLRILILEDEPLIALDLETLVAAAAPSEVCWSPSIAKARQLIAEQIDFALLDIDVEDGKTFEFARLLNQNGTPFAFVSGSKVDEVPLELRHAAFIAKPYRAAEIGRVIAERAAMTRTRAHAPASNDNISTE
- the hslU gene encoding ATP-dependent protease ATPase subunit HslU, giving the protein MTTFSPREIVSELDRYIVGQKEAKRAVAIALRNRWRRQQLTGAMREEVLPKNILMIGPTGCGKTEIARRLAKLANAPFLKVEATKFTEVGYVGRDVESIIRDLVEVGIAHVRQAKRKAVQAKAELAAEERVLDALVGAGASPATRESFRRKLRMNELNDKEIEVELKEASSGLPMFDLPGMPGASVGAINLGDIFGKAMGGGRGKPRRLAVGDAYGPLINEEADKILDQDAIVQEAIREVQDNGIVFLDEIDKICAREGRAGADVSREGVQRDLLPLIEGSTVSTKHGAIKTDHILFIASGAFHVSKPSDLLPELQGRLPIRVELQALGEDDFRRILTDTEASLIKQYVALMQTEGLKLEFTDDSIGAIAKVAAEVNAAVENIGARRLQTVLERILDDISFSAADRAGETASIDAAYVTSQVGELAKNADVSRFIL
- the hslV gene encoding ATP-dependent protease subunit HslV produces the protein MDASSNIPTFHATTILLVRKGGKVVIGGDGQVSLGQTVMKGNAKKVRRLGKGAVIAGFAGATADAFTLFERLEAKLEQYPGQLARACVELAKDWRTDRYLRRLEAMLLVSDKAVSYLVSGTGDVLEPEDGIMAIGSGGNYALAAARALKDVDLDAEEIVRRAMKIAADICVYTNHNLVIETLDA
- the hisB gene encoding imidazoleglycerol-phosphate dehydratase HisB; this encodes MRSASVSRKTAETGVSVELTIDGSGKAAIRTGVGFFDHMLELLARHALFDLKVDAEGDTHVDDHHTVEDVGIVIGQALLRALGDKKGIARYASLDLPMDEALTRVALDISGRPYLVFKTEFPSAKIGTFDTELVREFFQAFATQAAITLHVETLHGANSHHIAESCFKGLARALRAAVTIDPREAGRIPSTKGAL
- a CDS encoding DUF2628 domain-containing protein, which produces MASWTIHLPPDADNITDTDRFVPVKDGLRALPIVFGPLWFLAKRLWWGLLGVLVLQGLLIALIWTLPLPQPAAGLIQAAFNLLLGLEASSVERWTLRRMGWREAGAVIAHGREEADARAAMLLADLSVTGQLDTLPEAPLRRTVPAIPPAAPTHVLGLFPEARPR
- the hisH gene encoding imidazole glycerol phosphate synthase subunit HisH; this encodes MSVAIIDYGSGNLHSANKAFERAARESGVNAPITVTSDPDVVVKADRIVLPGVGAFADCRRGLDSVGGMVDALTEAVRVKGKPFLGICVGMQLMASRGLEYVTTAGLGWIPGDVVIIKPGDPALKIPHMGWNSIDVGRSHPLLQGVKTGADGLNAYFVHSYHLAATNDAEVVATTDHGGTVTAMVARDNMAGTQFHPEKSQTLGLALIANFLRWRP
- the hisA gene encoding 1-(5-phosphoribosyl)-5-[(5-phosphoribosylamino)methylideneamino]imidazole-4-carboxamide isomerase, translated to MILFPAIDLKEGHCVRLIRGDMAQATVFNDDPAAQAAAFENQGFSWLHVVDLDGAFAGKPMNAAAVEGILKATGNPVQLGGGVRDLATVEAWLTRGVRRVIIGTAAVKNPALVREAAKKFPGQIAVGIDARDGFVAVEGWADTSTLHAHDLAKRFEDAGVAAIIFTDIDRDGALGGVNWDATIALANATSIPVIASGGVASLADITKLASPECAGLEGAISGRALYDGRIDPVAALKILADARRERAA